CCACACCAAACGGTAACGGGTTTGCAATTGAGGTTAATACAATTGTGGCATCAGTATTTTTTTTCTTTGCAAACTCCAAAGCGGAACTAAGATTAAAATCTGTCAACAGGTCAGCGGAGATAACAAGAAACCACTCGTCCTTAATAAACTTCTCTGCGAACTTCACGCAACCCGCGGTACCAACATCGCTATCCGGCCTGAGGTACCGCATCTTGACCCCAAACTTTTCACCATTACCAAAAAAGTTTTGTATATGTTCCGGCTGGTGGTACAACATCACCGTTACATCATCAAACCCGTGTGTTTTCAATAATTCAACAACATATTCCATAATTGAACGGTTTACCATAGGCACTAACGGTTTTGGTATATGACATGTCAATGGCCTTAACCGCGTACCAAACCCGCCGGCCATAAGAATTGCCTGCATAAAAACCCGCTTCCTTGATTAATATTTAATATAGCTATTTACTTAACAATCTCAAGAAGTTCAACGGTAAACAAAAGTACCGCATTCGGAGGTATACTTCCCCCTGCTCCGCGTTCGCCGTATGCGAGATCTGACGGAATACAGAGTTCCCATTTTGAACCCACAGTCATCAACTGCAGAGCTTCAACCCACCCCTTTATTACACCGTTTACCGGGAATTCCGCAGGTTGATTACGTTTATATGAACTATCAAACTCTGTCCCATCAATAAGTTTACCGGAATAATGCACTCTAACCTTATCCGTCGCTTTTGGCTTTACACCTTTTCCTGGTGTAACCACTTTATATTGCAACCCGCTAGGCAGGACAACCACTCCCTTATTTTTTTTATTTTTTTCTAAGTATTCTTTACCAATCTTAGTATTCTCCTCAACCTGTTTTGCACGCTGTACTGCCTGTTTTTCTTTCATTTCTTTCTGATACACCTCCGTCGCTTGATTAACTTCTTCTGTTGATAACAACGACTTTTTATCCGCAATACCATCCTGTAATCCAAGATAAAACTTTTCAGGGTCCAAATCTATACCGTCATTTTTGACACTCTTACCGATATCTAACCCAATGATATAACTAATCTTTTCCTTCTGCGTACTCAAACCACTCTGTTGCCCGGTTACCACAGGTTCCGCTGCGTATAATGTTGCGGACATACACATAACAACTGAAACTAATAACGTTGAATAAAACTTCATAACCCTCCGCCTTTTCTATTTTTCTAGATTCACTTACTCCCGCCATTTCTTGTGTATCCATTACTCCCCGTACCAACCCCTGTCCCGGAACCCGTACCGTCACCATTACCTGAATACTTTTCAGTTTTCCCGTCAGCATAGACAACCGGTTTTGATAACCAACTGAAAATACGGTTCCAAAACTTTCCGCGTACCGCCCGAAGTTCATTTATTGCCATCTGCACTTGCTGTTCACGCGACGCTATCTGTGCTTCAAACGCTGCAGCTTGAGCTTTCCACTGATTTTCTTTTTGTGATAACGATGTACGCAGATCAACAACTTCTTCTTCACGTTTTTCAAGTTTTTCCATTACCTGTTCAAGCTGTAAGCGTACAGTATTCAATGCCGCTTCTTTCTCTCTTAATTCACCGAGTATCTGCGCTTCATGCTGAGTTTTTTCAAGGTACATCTTGCGTAACTCATCTTCTTTCGCCTGTACACGGTTATCCCATTCTTTCCGTGCACCTTCCCACTCCTGCCTTACACCCCGCACTTCTTCTTCAAGTTCATTCTGTAACCGATGCCAGTCATTCTCACGCTGGGTATAAGTTTGTTTATTCTCATTCATCTCAGTCCGCAATGACTGTATCCGTTCATCCTTCGCGGATATCAATGACCGCCATTCAGATTCATACATTTTGTATTGAGTCAACAATTTCTCAAGTTCCTGCTGTTTTAACTGTATTGCGCTCTCAGCTTTAGCTTTATACTCTGTATATTCAGAAGTAACAATCTGATACTTACTCCCGATATCCGTAATGTCACGGGTAAGTTTCTCAACTTTTTCCTGCAACA
This sequence is a window from Elusimicrobiota bacterium. Protein-coding genes within it:
- a CDS encoding FKBP-type peptidyl-prolyl cis-trans isomerase; amino-acid sequence: MKFYSTLLVSVVMCMSATLYAAEPVVTGQQSGLSTQKEKISYIIGLDIGKSVKNDGIDLDPEKFYLGLQDGIADKKSLLSTEEVNQATEVYQKEMKEKQAVQRAKQVEENTKIGKEYLEKNKKNKGVVVLPSGLQYKVVTPGKGVKPKATDKVRVHYSGKLIDGTEFDSSYKRNQPAEFPVNGVIKGWVEALQLMTVGSKWELCIPSDLAYGERGAGGSIPPNAVLLFTVELLEIVK